CACCGGAGAACGGGATTCGATCGCCAGTCAGACCGGGCTGGCCGCCGTCTGGTCGCCGGACGGCGCCTCCCTGCTGTTTACCGACATGGTTGCCACCGCCGCGAGGACCGTCTGCCACCTATTCCGGTACGATCTGGAGGACGGCTCTTTGACCGACTTGAGTCTCCAAGGGAATACCGAAGATTTCGCCGGATCCTGGTCGCCGGATGGGGGTTGGCTGGGCGTCGTCCGCCGGGAGAACACGGAATCCTTCCCGGTGGGCACTCAAATATGGCTGATACGTCCGGACGGCGGCGATGCCCATCCCGTCACGAAGACTCCGCACGTGTTTCATACCGGGATGCAATGGTCGCCCGACGGCCGTTATTTGCTTCTCCAGCAGCATGGGACGGGAATCGATCATCCGCAAAGGGAAATCTGGTTGTTGGACATTCAGACCGGGGAATATACCCTGTTGATCGAGAACGCTTCCCAACCCGTTTGGGGGCCATGAGCCGGCATGGAAATCCACCCACGCGCCGAAAAAAACCGTCGGTACGCACGTCTGACACCCTTCCGTGAGGGTCCGGCTGGGTTGCGCCCCTATGTTTTTATCCGCGCGACGGTCTTCGGATCCGTCAATTCCCGCAGCGCGTCCTTGGCGATCCAGCGCGCGGAGCGCGAATCCTGCCCCGCGATGCGGCGGGCGCAGGCCAGGGCGGCCTTGTGGAGCGCGCGGTTGCGCTTGCCGATGTTGCGCAGCGCCCAATTGGCGGCCTTGCGCACGAAGTTGCGTTCGTCGAAAGCGTAGCGCTCGATCAACGCCAGGAAGCCCAGGAACACTTCGTCCTCGGCCGCCTTGTCGTGCACGGCCAGCGCCGCCATCAGGGCGAACCCGGCCCGCCGCTCAAATTCCGGATTCTTCTTCGCCCAGACGGCGGCTTTGCGGCGTGCGGTCCGGGTTCGATCGAAAAGGATTCCGCAGACCTGATCGCACACGTCCCACGAATCGAAATCCACGATCCAGCGCTCCATCTGCGCCGGCGTCACCTGCGCCGGATCGTCGACCAGCGCGGCCAGGATCCGCGCTTCGTGGATCCCGCTGGCC
This portion of the Anaerolineales bacterium genome encodes:
- a CDS encoding DNA alkylation repair protein; its protein translation is MTYDEILREMKAHADAASVAGMARYGINPHGTLGLSMPFLRALAKRVGTNHELAGRLWASGIHEARILAALVDDPAQVTPAQMERWIVDFDSWDVCDQVCGILFDRTRTARRKAAVWAKKNPEFERRAGFALMAALAVHDKAAEDEVFLGFLALIERYAFDERNFVRKAANWALRNIGKRNRALHKAALACARRIAGQDSRSARWIAKDALRELTDPKTVARIKT